GAATGTACGTAAAAAGGCCATCTGGGGCATTGGCAATAAACGGGGCAATAATCATGGATATGAATCCGAGGCCAAGCCCAAAACGCTTTCCGGCCTTTACGGTGTCTATATCGGATGCGTTGGGCTTAAAGAAAAATCGGTACAGATCCACGCCAAATAAGGTGACGCTACTGTTTAAAAGACTATTGAACGAGCTGAGTACGGCCCCAAAAAGGACCGCCGCAAAGAATCCGGTTAAGGCCGCCGGAAGGACCTTGGCCACCAAAGCGGGATATGCCTGATCTGGATTTTCCAACTGTCCGTCGAACACATGCCAGGAAATAATTCCCGGGACAACAACAACAAGAGGGATGATAACTTTTACAAATGCAGCCAAAAGCATCCCTTTTTGACCTTCTTTTAAGCTTACGGCCCCAAATACCCGTTGCAAGATGGATTGATTGGTACCCCAGTAATACACCTGTGCCAACATCATTCCGGTAAAAATGGTGCCAAAAGGGATGGAGGAATCCACTTTCCCTTTCATTACAAATTTTTCCGGGTTGGAGTCCCATAAGGTTTTTAATCCATCCCCCAAACTGCCATCCCCAATTAATAAAAGTCCAAAAATGGGAATAAGGATACCACCTGCCAACAAGCCTATGGCATTGATCAGGTCAGAAACGGCCACAGCCTTTAATCCTCCAAACACGGCATAGATCATCCCAATGGTGCCTATTGCCCAAACACATATCCAGATAACGGTCCAGGAATCCATGTTAAGGACATCGGGCAAGTTGAACATGGTACTAAAGGCCAGGGATCCAGAGTATAAAATGGTAGGCAACAAAACAACCCCATAGGCGAAAAGAAAAAGGATGGAAAGTATGGCTTTGGTATGTTTATCGAACCGGCTTTCAATAAATTGAGGGATTGTGGTAATTCCCTTCTTCATATACTTTGGCAATAGAAATATTGCCGTAAAAACCATGGCAATGGCCGCAAGGGTCTCCCAAGCCATAACCATGAGGCCTTCTGCAAAAGCCTGTCCGTTCAATCCAACAATTTGCTCTGCAGATAGGTTGGTCAAAAGCAATGAGCCGGCAATGGTAACGGCCCCAAGGGTCCTTCCTCCCAAATAATAACCTTCGGCTGATTTTTCATCTGTTTTTCGGGTAGCGTACCAAGATACCACGGCAACAAATAGCGTAAAGCCTATGAAGGATGCAATTGTCAGGAATCCCATTGGTGTAGTTTAGATTGGTTGATTAAAGCGAAAATAGGCAAATATCAAGACTTTAGGGAAGCCCTTTTGTTAGACCTGGGAATAGCGAAAGCAGCTCACTTCATGATCGTTGACCATTCCCGTGGCTTGCATATGGGCATAAACAACGGTACTGCCCACAAACTTGAATCCCCGCTTCTTTAAATCCTTGCTCAAGGTATCCGAAAGCGAGGTCTTGACTGGTGCATCCTTATAGTTTTCAAAGGCATTTTTAATCGGTTTTCCATCAACAAAGCCCCATATGTATTTTGAAAAACTTCCAAATTCCCCTTGAACTTTCATAAAGGCCTGTGCATTGGTTACGGTAGCATATATTTTAAGCTTGTTCCTTATAATTCCGGAATCGTTCAATAGGGTATCGATTTTCTTTTGACCGTATTGCGCTATTTTGTGATAGTCAAAATTGTCAAATGCCCTTCTAAAGTTCTCACGTTTTTTTAGAACGGTAATCCAACTTAAACCGGCCTGAAATGTTTCCAGGACCAAGAACTCAAACAAGGTATCGTCATCGGTCACGGGAACACCCCATTCTTCATCATGATAAGCTTCATATAAGGGATCGCCCAAGCACCACCCGCAACGGTGTTTTTCCATAGATTCACTAAAAGTTTTGCACAATATACAGATAAAGTGGCATGCCTAAAGTGATATTGAAAGGAAAGGTTATCGCCAATGCCATGGGCAGGTAAAGACTGGGGTTGGCTTTGGGGGCTGCAAGGCGCATAGCTGCGGGAACCGCAATATAGGACGCACTGGCGGCCAAAATTGCAAAAAGGAATCGATTGCCTTCACTTGCGGTGATATATTCACTTGCCCACGCCACCAATATTCCATTGATAATGGGAATGACCAAGGCAAAAATCAGGGCAAACCAACCTTTTTTGAGAAAATCATTGAGCTTTCGGCCGCTGGTAATCCCCATATCCAGAAGAAATACGGCCAGGAAACCTTTAAAAATATCGGTGGTAAATGGTTTAATGCCTTCAGCTTGTTGGTCATTGGCCAAAAATCCAATGGCCAGACTACCCAATATGAGTAAAACACTGCCATTGGTCAATGCGTGGTGGATCACTTTTTTAAAGTCACCATTTTTGGGCTTCTCTTTTTTGAAGAAGGACATCAATAGTACGCCAACAATTATTGAAGGTGCTTCCATTAAAGCCATTACGGCCACCATATGACCACCAAAATCTAT
The sequence above is a segment of the Muricauda sp. SCSIO 64092 genome. Coding sequences within it:
- a CDS encoding solute:sodium symporter family transporter, giving the protein MGFLTIASFIGFTLFVAVVSWYATRKTDEKSAEGYYLGGRTLGAVTIAGSLLLTNLSAEQIVGLNGQAFAEGLMVMAWETLAAIAMVFTAIFLLPKYMKKGITTIPQFIESRFDKHTKAILSILFLFAYGVVLLPTILYSGSLAFSTMFNLPDVLNMDSWTVIWICVWAIGTIGMIYAVFGGLKAVAVSDLINAIGLLAGGILIPIFGLLLIGDGSLGDGLKTLWDSNPEKFVMKGKVDSSIPFGTIFTGMMLAQVYYWGTNQSILQRVFGAVSLKEGQKGMLLAAFVKVIIPLVVVVPGIISWHVFDGQLENPDQAYPALVAKVLPAALTGFFAAVLFGAVLSSFNSLLNSSVTLFGVDLYRFFFKPNASDIDTVKAGKRFGLGLGFISMIIAPFIANAPDGLFTYIQQSLGSLSVPILAVVMTGIMTKKVPALGAKVVMIGGVVLYLISLLFLEPYFRESALTTAQAQGITDVAQLSVIKAEAYPHYLHVMGILFAFNILVMLLFGWLRPKKVFTLEKDTDAIEITPWKYAFAIGAFITLLVVSTYFIFT
- a CDS encoding sodium-dependent bicarbonate transport family permease; its protein translation is MDLHLLIDNLTNPALLFFFLGIIAVQLKSDLEIPPTSSKFISLYLLFAIGFKGGLELSHSELNLEILWSLLFGVVLSIVVPIYSYFILRRKFSVENSGAIAAAYGSVSAVTFVTAITFLEIERIDFGGHMVAVMALMEAPSIIVGVLLMSFFKKEKPKNGDFKKVIHHALTNGSVLLILGSLAIGFLANDQQAEGIKPFTTDIFKGFLAVFLLDMGITSGRKLNDFLKKGWFALIFALVIPIINGILVAWASEYITASEGNRFLFAILAASASYIAVPAAMRLAAPKANPSLYLPMALAITFPFNITLGMPLYLYIVQNF
- a CDS encoding DNA-3-methyladenine glycosylase I, producing MEKHRCGWCLGDPLYEAYHDEEWGVPVTDDDTLFEFLVLETFQAGLSWITVLKKRENFRRAFDNFDYHKIAQYGQKKIDTLLNDSGIIRNKLKIYATVTNAQAFMKVQGEFGSFSKYIWGFVDGKPIKNAFENYKDAPVKTSLSDTLSKDLKKRGFKFVGSTVVYAHMQATGMVNDHEVSCFRYSQV